The following coding sequences lie in one Takifugu flavidus isolate HTHZ2018 chromosome 4, ASM371156v2, whole genome shotgun sequence genomic window:
- the camk1a gene encoding calcium/calmodulin-dependent protein kinase type 1, with protein MPLGEDGNGWKKKTSDIKENYDFKEVLGTGAFSEVVLAEEKGTQRLVAIKCIPKKALEGKENNIENEIAVLHRIKHPNIVSLEDIFESTSHLYLVMQLVSGGELFDRIVEKGFYTERDASQLIHQILDAVKYLHDMGIVHRDLKPENLLYYSMDEDSKIMISDFGLSKIEGSGSVMSTACGTPGYVAPEVLAQKPYSKAVDCWSIGVISYILLCGYPPFYDENDAKLFEQILKAEYEFDSPYWDDISDSAKDFICHLMEKEPSKRYTCDQALQHPWISGDTALDKNIHESVSAQIKKNFAKSKWKQAFNATAVVRHMRRLQLGTSLEGPSQLTPTSPCHGHLLPEEEEEEEDEDLGNGEEESLSHYEDGRRGSTEGSADRDSLRSCTYCCRPASRV; from the exons ATGCCTCTTGGAGAGGATGGAAATGGATGGAAAAAGAAGACATCGGACATCAAGGAGAATTATGACTTCAAGGAAGTGCTCGGGAC GGGGGCGTTTTCAGAGGTGGTTCTAGCAGAAGAGAAGGGAACCCAGAGGCTGGTGGCCATCAAGTGCATCCCCAAAAAAGCCCTGGAAGGCAAAGAGAACAACATTGAGAATGAGATCGCGGTGTTGCACAG AATCAAGCACCCCAACATCGTCTCCCTGGAGGACATCTTTGAGAGCACATCCCACCTGTACCTCGTCATGCAGCT TGTGTCTGGAGGGGAGCTGTTCGACAGGATCGTAGAGAAAGGTTTCTACACGGAGAGAGACGCCAGCCAGCTCATCCACCAAATCCTGGACGCCGTGAAGTATCTGCATGATATGGGGATCGTCCACCGGGACCTGAAG CCGGAGAATTTGCTGTACTACAGCATGGACGAGGACTCCAAGATCATGATCAGTGATTTTGGACTGTCGAAGATCGAGGGATCCGGCAGCGTCATGTCCACGGCCTGCGGCACTCCGGGATACGTAG CTCCAGAGGTTCTCGCTCAGAAGCCGTACAGCAAAGCGGTGGACTGCTGGTCGATAGGAGTCATTTCTTATATTCT GTTGTGCGGGTATCCTCCCTTTTATGACGAAAATGACGCCAAGTTGTTTGAGCAGATCCTGAAGGCAGAGTACGAATTTGACTCTCCTTACTGGGATGACATCTCAGACTCAG CCAAAGATTTCATCTGCCACCTGATGGAGAAGGAGCCCTCCAAGAGGTACACATGTGACCAGGCGCTGCAGCATCCATG GATCTCTGGAGACACGGCTCTGGACAAGAACATCCACGAATCTGTCAGCGCTCAAATCAAGAAGAACTTTGCCAAAAGTAAATGGAAG CAAGCCTTTAACGCCACGGCGGTGGTGCGTCACATGAGGAGGCTGCAGTTGGGCACAAGTCTGGAGGGACCCAGCCAGCTTACTCCCACCAGCCCCTGTCATGGACATCTGCTcccggaggaagaggaagaggaggaggatgaggatttGGGCAACGGGGAGGAAGAGAGCT TGTCCCACTACGAGGACGGCCGCCGCGGCAGCACGGAGGGCAGCGCAGACCGGGACAGCTTGAGAAGCTGCACTTACTGCTGCAGGCCAGCCAGCCGTGTCTGA